The following coding sequences are from one Paenibacillus tundrae window:
- a CDS encoding IclR family transcriptional regulator: MEDRKLTVRAVERALDILLCFTTRSDLGLTEIASQIGLHKSTVHRLMATLEERGFVIRDAATEKYRLGIRIWELSAHMSRSDDPAILLLPAMERLRDRLGETVSLYLRDGSERIRIQAVQSDQAIRRVAPVGVRLPLSVGASSKVLMAFATEEDREELMNGPEWPVFIDPKVYLAQMKDILEHGYATSYEEREPGAAAVSVPIMDRKGQIAAALSVSGPVSRLSQETLHEYAPVLKEAAAQMGLMLS; this comes from the coding sequence ATGGAAGACCGCAAGTTGACCGTCAGGGCTGTGGAACGAGCCTTGGATATATTATTGTGCTTCACAACGCGGAGTGATCTGGGGCTTACCGAGATTGCCAGCCAGATTGGTCTGCACAAAAGCACGGTTCACCGGCTGATGGCAACCTTGGAAGAACGTGGATTTGTCATCCGGGATGCAGCTACCGAGAAGTATCGGCTTGGTATCCGGATCTGGGAGCTATCTGCTCATATGTCCCGTAGTGATGACCCAGCTATCCTTCTTCTACCTGCGATGGAGCGACTGAGAGATCGACTCGGGGAGACGGTTAGCTTGTATTTGCGGGATGGCAGTGAACGGATTCGGATTCAGGCTGTTCAGAGCGATCAGGCTATACGGCGTGTAGCTCCTGTTGGTGTGCGCCTTCCTTTATCCGTAGGAGCTTCCAGTAAGGTGCTGATGGCCTTTGCAACGGAAGAGGATCGTGAGGAACTGATGAATGGGCCGGAGTGGCCTGTCTTTATCGATCCTAAGGTCTATCTAGCGCAGATGAAGGATATTCTGGAGCATGGTTATGCAACGAGCTATGAGGAGCGTGAACCGGGAGCTGCGGCGGTATCTGTACCGATTATGGATCGCAAAGGCCAAATTGCTGCCGCATTGTCTGTATCAGGGCCTGTCAGCCGTCTATCACAAGAGACATTACATGAGTATGCGCCGGTGTTGAAGGAAGCAGCTGCTCAGATGGGCTTGATGTTATCTTAA
- a CDS encoding alpha/beta hydrolase, with product MYSTSQSEAPLQTKVSDLPTSLSPRLIRFKHIIVALLLSVVFFLLFCFIALHGYIAWVLSNPTVAPVFSNPMQARNMKYEDITFPAADGSRTMQGWYIPADKDVNKTIIFSHGYGANREETWVPMYDLAHYAHQLGFNVIMFDYGFASQVNKAVATGGKAESQQLLGAIQTAKQRGAEELVVWGFSMGAGTALQTGLLTEDVDAMILDSTFLLEPDTLYHNIHNQINLPRQPTLEIMKLLFPVLNGTGLQQIPYQEVKKEDYPFPIFFIHGTEDEKAPYPIAELLAANQTNANSEEWIVDGAHHELIFREHPKEYLRRVSTFLSHVTKTTSDDLDRY from the coding sequence ATGTATTCGACATCCCAGAGCGAAGCCCCGCTGCAAACGAAAGTGTCCGATCTGCCTACTTCGTTATCGCCAAGGCTAATTCGGTTCAAGCATATTATCGTAGCGTTGCTGCTCTCCGTGGTATTTTTTCTACTCTTTTGTTTCATTGCACTACACGGTTACATTGCCTGGGTTTTATCCAACCCAACGGTAGCCCCTGTCTTCTCTAATCCGATGCAAGCGAGGAACATGAAGTATGAAGACATTACGTTCCCTGCGGCAGATGGAAGCCGAACGATGCAGGGCTGGTATATTCCGGCCGACAAAGATGTGAACAAAACGATCATCTTCAGTCATGGCTATGGTGCCAACCGTGAGGAAACTTGGGTTCCGATGTATGACCTTGCCCATTATGCGCACCAACTTGGATTTAACGTCATTATGTTCGATTATGGTTTTGCTTCTCAGGTAAACAAGGCTGTCGCTACAGGCGGCAAAGCGGAATCTCAACAATTGCTAGGTGCCATTCAAACGGCCAAGCAACGAGGGGCTGAGGAGCTCGTCGTATGGGGATTCTCCATGGGTGCGGGCACCGCATTACAGACAGGCCTTCTCACCGAGGATGTCGATGCGATGATTCTGGACAGTACCTTCTTACTTGAACCAGATACGTTGTATCACAACATTCATAATCAGATCAATCTGCCACGCCAACCTACACTTGAGATTATGAAGCTGTTGTTCCCGGTTCTGAACGGCACTGGATTACAGCAAATTCCGTATCAAGAGGTCAAAAAAGAGGATTATCCTTTTCCGATTTTCTTCATTCACGGTACGGAAGATGAGAAGGCGCCTTATCCAATCGCGGAGCTGCTCGCCGCCAATCAGACCAATGCAAATTCAGAGGAATGGATCGTGGACGGAGCCCATCATGAGTTAATCTTCCGTGAGCATCCCAAAGAATACCTGCGCCGCGTATCTACTTTCCTGAGCCATGTAACGAAGACCACCAGTGACGACCTGGACAGATATTAA
- a CDS encoding Fe-Mn family superoxide dismutase, whose protein sequence is MQWKGYGPLLPLRILEEIRFWKEQEKEHTLVIRILVPNLEPEYVKLLEEWEVAFSNSEHTANQLIKQVLPGTHSPAPYILRSVEQLVSTSIAQSREFIRQLYVLLEQSAAVQAVPSAKTVILHFIRESEYFLGVLDTLRGPGLLRDSATDAPFTLDSLLQSSKRESVEKPAATSAKETSNASASATQTQNSPAIHSAPTQTSDSTSTSVAATPPVKERPVPIGGHTLPPLPYAYNALEPHIDELTMRIHHDKHHQSYVDGLNTAEKKLAESRKKNNFELVKHWERELAFNGAGHYLHTIFWTIMSPQGGGKPSGMLAEQIKRDFGSYEAFKNQFTEAANKVEGSGWAMLVWSPRAHRLEILQAEKHQNLSQSDIVPLLPLDVWEHAYYLKHQNERKKYIEDWWKVVYWPAVAERYETARKLLWPPY, encoded by the coding sequence ATGCAATGGAAAGGATATGGGCCGCTCTTACCCCTACGTATACTCGAAGAAATTCGTTTCTGGAAAGAGCAAGAGAAAGAGCACACCCTCGTTATTCGTATACTTGTACCTAACTTAGAGCCTGAATATGTCAAACTACTGGAGGAATGGGAGGTAGCATTTTCAAACAGTGAACACACGGCTAACCAGCTTATCAAACAAGTGTTACCCGGAACTCACTCTCCCGCCCCCTATATTCTTCGTAGCGTAGAACAGTTAGTGTCTACGAGCATAGCACAATCCAGAGAGTTTATCCGGCAACTCTATGTTTTATTGGAGCAGAGTGCTGCGGTGCAGGCCGTACCCTCTGCCAAAACCGTCATTCTACATTTCATCCGGGAATCAGAGTACTTCCTTGGTGTGTTAGATACACTTCGTGGGCCTGGACTCTTGAGAGACTCAGCAACGGATGCCCCTTTTACGCTGGACAGTCTCCTTCAATCATCCAAACGAGAAAGCGTAGAGAAGCCTGCAGCTACATCGGCTAAAGAAACCTCTAATGCTTCTGCATCTGCTACTCAGACCCAAAACTCTCCAGCAATTCACTCGGCCCCCACACAAACAAGTGATAGCACCAGCACTTCTGTAGCTGCAACACCTCCTGTTAAGGAGCGCCCTGTACCGATTGGCGGACATACCTTGCCACCTCTGCCTTATGCATACAACGCCCTGGAGCCACATATCGATGAGCTGACAATGCGTATTCACCATGATAAGCACCATCAATCCTATGTAGACGGATTAAATACCGCTGAGAAAAAATTAGCAGAATCCAGGAAAAAGAACAATTTCGAACTCGTAAAACACTGGGAACGGGAGCTTGCCTTTAACGGGGCAGGTCATTACCTGCATACTATTTTCTGGACGATCATGAGCCCTCAGGGTGGCGGCAAACCATCCGGTATGCTTGCTGAACAGATCAAACGTGATTTTGGCAGTTATGAAGCATTCAAGAACCAATTCACAGAAGCAGCCAATAAAGTAGAAGGCAGTGGCTGGGCTATGCTTGTCTGGAGTCCACGGGCACATCGTCTTGAAATTTTGCAAGCAGAAAAGCATCAGAACCTATCTCAATCCGACATTGTTCCGCTCCTCCCTCTGGATGTGTGGGAGCATGCGTACTATCTGAAGCACCAGAATGAACGCAAAAAATATATTGAGGATTGGTGGAAAGTCGTCTACTGGCCTGCAGTAGCTGAGCGATATGAGACGGCAAGAAAGCTACTTTGGCCACCTTATTAA